One window of the Wolbachia endosymbiont of Ctenocephalides felis wCfeJ genome contains the following:
- the leuS gene encoding leucine--tRNA ligase, with amino-acid sequence MKYDFKNVEKLYQDKWNFSVSESSKQEKCYVLEMFPYPSGKIHMGHLRNYAIGDVIARYKRACGFEVLHPIGWDAFGLPAENAARDNNISPAAWTKENIDSMHAQLKSIGLSYNWKRELSTCEPDYYKHEQKFFLDFLKHGLAYRKESWVNWDPVDQTVLANEQVVDGKGWRSGAVVEKRKLSQWCLKITDFAEDLLKCLQDLKNWPEKVKTMQERWIGKSEGVTIEFEIVGLNKKLKIFTTSPHTLFGASFLAVAAEHPIVQDIMLKDAPEVLSSQCFDTGIQQKDEWIPASRAGMTIDDIKTKGENDEKFGIYTRLNVKHPFLDKELPLYIANFVLMEYGEGAIFGCPAHDQRDFEFAQKYDLPIIPVISSADLSAVPACKAGILDTEIQYPMTKEVHADGGVMFNSEFLNGLTVSKAKEVAIKKLEEKGIGKKTINYRLHDWGISRQRYWGCPIPIIYCKDCGTVQVPERDLPVVLPTDVEFTSGGNPLDKHPTWKFVDCPECGKQAERETDTFDTFFESSWYFAAFCSEDKSIDKNACNRFMPVDYYIGGIEHAILHLLYSRFFCRALTKCGYLDIKEPFSTLITQGMVCHVTYKDENGKWLFPAEAKELIAQGAKVQVGKVEKMSKSKKNTVDPNFIIEKYGADTARLFVLSDTPPEKDMEWSDDGVEGCSRYINKLWRMVMQLRPVNTNYDNENVTGQLLEYRKKIHKLLHGLTDDLESCRLNCVVAKFREMTNLIAEIDVKNGKSLIDEGICILIRVIEPFMPHLAENLWQEIGGEGMLYLKPWPQAVKSLLIDDMVTVAVQINGKLRATIEVAVDLSQEELKKIAIDSVSNRIDQSKVRAIYAVPNKIVNIVV; translated from the coding sequence ATGAAATATGATTTTAAAAACGTTGAAAAACTTTACCAAGACAAGTGGAATTTTTCTGTAAGCGAAAGTAGCAAGCAAGAGAAATGTTACGTGCTGGAGATGTTTCCATATCCATCTGGAAAAATTCACATGGGACATCTGCGCAACTATGCAATAGGAGATGTGATAGCGCGTTATAAGAGAGCTTGTGGATTTGAGGTTTTGCACCCAATTGGCTGGGATGCATTTGGGTTGCCAGCTGAAAATGCAGCAAGAGACAATAATATTAGCCCTGCGGCATGGACGAAAGAGAATATAGATAGTATGCATGCGCAGCTAAAATCTATAGGTCTTTCTTATAACTGGAAACGTGAACTTTCTACATGTGAGCCTGACTATTACAAACACGAACAAAAATTTTTCCTGGATTTTTTAAAACACGGACTTGCCTATCGAAAAGAGTCGTGGGTTAACTGGGATCCAGTCGACCAAACAGTGCTTGCAAATGAACAAGTAGTCGATGGAAAAGGGTGGCGGTCAGGCGCGGTTGTTGAAAAACGTAAGTTATCCCAATGGTGTTTAAAGATTACTGATTTTGCTGAAGATTTACTCAAGTGCTTGCAAGATTTAAAAAATTGGCCAGAAAAAGTCAAAACAATGCAAGAGCGCTGGATAGGAAAATCCGAAGGGGTCACCATAGAGTTTGAAATAGTTGGCCTAAATAAGAAATTAAAGATTTTTACAACTTCTCCTCATACTTTGTTTGGAGCTTCTTTTCTTGCGGTAGCAGCAGAGCATCCTATTGTGCAGGATATCATGCTTAAAGATGCTCCTGAAGTTTTGTCATCCCAGTGCTTCGACACTGGGATCCAGCAAAAAGATGAATGGATTCCAGCGTCACGCGCTGGAATGACAATCGATGATATAAAAACAAAGGGGGAAAATGATGAAAAATTTGGAATTTACACTAGATTGAACGTCAAACATCCATTTCTTGACAAGGAATTGCCACTTTATATAGCGAATTTTGTATTGATGGAGTATGGAGAAGGTGCAATTTTTGGGTGCCCTGCACATGATCAGCGTGATTTTGAATTTGCACAGAAATATGATTTGCCGATTATTCCGGTTATTTCTTCAGCCGACTTGAGTGCCGTTCCAGCGTGTAAGGCTGGAATCCTGGACACTGAGATCCAGTATCCAATGACAAAAGAGGTGCACGCTGATGGCGGAGTGATGTTCAACTCTGAGTTTTTAAATGGATTAACAGTTAGCAAAGCAAAGGAAGTAGCCATTAAAAAGCTTGAAGAAAAAGGAATAGGCAAAAAAACGATAAACTATCGTTTACATGATTGGGGAATTTCAAGGCAACGTTATTGGGGATGCCCTATACCTATAATATATTGTAAAGATTGTGGAACTGTGCAAGTGCCAGAAAGAGACCTTCCCGTAGTTCTGCCGACGGATGTGGAATTTACCAGCGGTGGCAATCCGCTTGATAAACATCCAACTTGGAAATTCGTTGATTGTCCAGAATGCGGAAAACAAGCAGAGCGTGAAACTGATACATTTGACACCTTTTTTGAGTCTTCCTGGTATTTTGCTGCATTCTGTAGTGAAGATAAATCAATAGATAAAAATGCATGTAATCGTTTTATGCCTGTAGATTATTATATAGGTGGAATAGAACATGCGATCTTGCACCTGCTTTACTCACGATTTTTCTGCCGCGCTTTGACCAAATGTGGTTACCTTGATATTAAGGAGCCTTTCTCTACTTTGATCACTCAAGGAATGGTCTGTCATGTAACTTACAAAGATGAGAATGGTAAATGGCTATTTCCCGCAGAAGCAAAAGAGTTGATTGCTCAAGGAGCTAAGGTTCAAGTGGGCAAAGTTGAAAAAATGAGCAAGTCGAAAAAGAACACAGTTGATCCAAATTTTATCATAGAAAAATACGGTGCTGATACTGCTCGCTTGTTCGTATTATCTGACACTCCTCCAGAAAAAGATATGGAATGGTCTGATGATGGCGTAGAAGGTTGTTCTCGGTATATAAACAAGTTGTGGCGCATGGTAATGCAGCTAAGACCTGTGAATACGAACTATGATAATGAAAATGTTACGGGTCAACTTCTAGAATACAGAAAAAAAATACATAAACTCTTGCACGGACTTACAGATGACTTGGAAAGCTGCAGATTAAACTGTGTAGTGGCAAAATTCCGTGAAATGACAAATTTAATAGCTGAAATAGATGTGAAAAATGGAAAATCTCTTATTGATGAAGGTATATGCATACTAATCAGAGTAATTGAGCCATTTATGCCACACCTGGCTGAAAACTTATGGCAAGAAATAGGAGGCGAAGGTATGCTATATCTAAAGCCTTGGCCACAAGCTGTCAAGTCATTGCTAATTGATGATATGGTGACCGTAGCAGTTCAGATCAATGGAAAATTGCGTGCAACAATCGAAGTGGCAGTTGACTTATCTCAAGAAGAATTAAAGAAAATAGCAATAGACTCCGTGTCCAACAGGATTGATCAAAGCAAAGTTCGCGCTATATATGCTGTGCCAAATAAGATAGTGAACATAGTTGTATAA
- the ftsA gene encoding cell division protein FtsA — translation MYSAVIVKPKRNVFAVIDIGTTKIICLIVKINGNFSYKITGTGYKIAEGVNGGSITDVKHANYSILSTLGLAEQVSEETIDQIYVNIAGCGVSSFNVHNEIIAANHEISDRDIKRVVFQTFEKYIEENVIIHNIPLKYHLDDMTDIKEVSGLYGKRLSADVNVVTASRPALTNIENCITNNDGVSMAGCIASAYSAGLACLSEDEKELGTAIVDIGGGCTAIGIFKRGKLIYASSIPIGGAHLTRDIAYGLCTSIEHAERIKILYGNTIVTSIDENEYITVQNNENDESTQMLKSELVDIIRPRVEEILELVKEQFQDQKDPINKVVITGGTSRLTGMKEIASYIFNKQVRIGYPESCSGLDGEYDKNPVFSAAIGSIKLIIDTFYKSNSGMLGHDGKISKLYHWVKSKVTV, via the coding sequence ATGTACTCCGCAGTAATAGTAAAACCAAAGAGAAACGTTTTTGCTGTTATAGATATAGGTACAACAAAGATTATTTGTCTAATTGTTAAGATCAATGGCAATTTCAGTTATAAAATAACAGGAACAGGTTACAAAATTGCAGAGGGTGTAAACGGTGGGTCAATAACTGATGTAAAACATGCAAATTACTCTATCTTATCAACATTAGGTTTAGCCGAGCAGGTGTCAGAGGAAACTATAGACCAGATATATGTTAATATTGCTGGATGTGGGGTCTCATCTTTTAATGTACACAATGAAATCATTGCAGCCAACCATGAAATTTCTGATCGAGATATAAAGCGTGTAGTTTTTCAAACGTTTGAAAAATACATTGAAGAAAATGTTATTATTCATAATATACCCCTGAAATATCACTTAGACGACATGACCGATATAAAAGAGGTCAGCGGATTATATGGAAAAAGGTTATCTGCTGATGTTAATGTTGTTACTGCTTCGCGTCCAGCACTGACTAACATTGAAAATTGTATAACCAATAATGATGGGGTAAGTATGGCTGGTTGTATTGCTTCTGCGTATTCCGCAGGTCTTGCTTGTTTAAGTGAAGATGAAAAAGAGCTCGGAACCGCCATCGTTGATATAGGGGGTGGGTGTACTGCTATTGGAATTTTTAAAAGAGGAAAGCTTATATATGCAAGCAGCATTCCAATCGGTGGTGCTCATCTTACCCGAGATATAGCGTACGGGCTATGTACGAGCATAGAACATGCAGAACGTATAAAAATACTGTATGGTAACACTATTGTCACTTCAATAGATGAAAACGAGTACATTACAGTGCAAAATAATGAGAATGATGAATCCACTCAAATGCTCAAGTCTGAGCTTGTTGATATTATAAGGCCAAGGGTTGAGGAAATACTTGAACTGGTAAAAGAGCAATTTCAGGATCAGAAAGACCCAATTAATAAAGTAGTTATCACAGGAGGCACCAGCCGACTTACAGGCATGAAAGAGATTGCAAGCTATATATTCAATAAACAAGTTCGTATTGGGTATCCTGAGTCTTGTAGTGGTCTTGATGGCGAATACGATAAAAACCCTGTATTCTCTGCTGCCATAGGCTCTATAAAGCTCATAATTGACACTTTCTATAAAAGTAATTCTGGAATGCTCGGTCATGATGGCAAGATAAGTAAATTATACCACTGGGTAAAATCAAAGGTCACAGTCTAG
- the def gene encoding peptide deformylase — MSKLPIVIAPDERLTTRASEITDINDEIKELVNDMFETMYDAEGLGLAAVQVGVLKRVFVMDVRLEETEDGPSGYESTGKFCMINSEITELSDEKVVLKEGCLSIPEQNHEIRRPKYLTVKYRGLNNESQMLKASGWLARCIQHELDHLNGILYIRHLSKLKYDMAMKKAQKVKRYYE, encoded by the coding sequence ATGTCTAAATTACCAATTGTAATTGCCCCTGATGAAAGGCTAACTACACGCGCTAGTGAAATAACAGATATAAACGATGAAATTAAAGAATTAGTAAACGACATGTTCGAAACTATGTACGATGCAGAAGGTCTTGGTCTTGCTGCAGTGCAAGTTGGAGTGCTAAAGAGAGTTTTTGTTATGGATGTTCGGCTAGAAGAAACTGAAGATGGGCCATCAGGGTATGAATCAACTGGCAAATTTTGCATGATTAACTCTGAAATTACAGAATTATCTGATGAAAAAGTAGTCCTTAAAGAAGGGTGCCTTTCAATTCCAGAGCAAAATCACGAAATTAGGCGCCCAAAGTATTTAACTGTAAAATACAGAGGTTTAAATAACGAGAGTCAAATGCTAAAAGCTAGCGGTTGGCTTGCAAGGTGTATTCAACACGAGCTAGACCATTTAAATGGTATATTATACATTAGACATTTGTCTAAATTAAAGTATGATATGGCCATGAAAAAGGCACAAAAGGTTAAGAGGTACTATGAGTGA
- a CDS encoding murein hydrolase activator EnvC family protein: protein MWHIAPFFILLAILIGCGLQKPAPVLLKGEEFYGKRDLEYTREYNLIREDVHSSIRKKSRKVVVNEVYNDGTQNLEIDKVSCNFVMPVKGTIISATSSDEVCKDGVKIAAQGGTSVVASAPGKVIYVGKGLRWYGNLIIVEHEDNYMTVYSYLKNIHIKIGDKVKQGQVIGSAGKSSTQDKDPQMCFTIRHNGQVVDPLKHMNCN, encoded by the coding sequence ATGTGGCATATAGCCCCGTTTTTTATATTACTAGCAATATTGATAGGCTGTGGCCTGCAAAAGCCTGCACCTGTGCTGCTTAAAGGTGAGGAGTTTTACGGAAAGAGGGACCTAGAGTATACAAGGGAATACAATTTGATTAGAGAGGATGTTCATTCTTCAATACGAAAAAAAAGTAGGAAAGTTGTTGTAAATGAGGTATATAATGATGGCACACAAAATTTAGAAATCGATAAGGTAAGCTGTAACTTTGTAATGCCAGTAAAAGGTACTATTATTTCAGCTACCTCTTCTGATGAAGTATGTAAAGATGGAGTGAAAATTGCTGCTCAAGGCGGAACAAGTGTGGTTGCTTCTGCACCTGGTAAAGTGATATATGTAGGCAAAGGGCTGAGGTGGTATGGAAATTTAATTATAGTAGAGCACGAAGATAATTATATGACTGTGTACTCCTATTTAAAAAACATACACATTAAAATTGGCGACAAGGTAAAACAAGGCCAAGTAATCGGTTCTGCAGGTAAATCAAGCACACAAGATAAAGATCCGCAGATGTGCTTCACAATACGGCATAATGGCCAAGTGGTTGATCCTTTGAAGCATATGAACTGTAATTGA
- a CDS encoding disulfide bond formation protein B, with the protein MHSNSQASTIFLLSSAVALIFAYVLEYFFNMLPCKLCVYERVVYYTAGLLAVAHMIKDNKILVYAMFCSYFIGAIISFYHVGLELHLFHDILGCTEQASGNVSVEELRNNLLNPDYSPSCDRPHYVLGVSLATWNLIYLIAALFLSSKIYCGRRKRS; encoded by the coding sequence ATGCATAGTAACTCCCAAGCTTCTACAATCTTCCTGCTTTCAAGCGCTGTTGCTCTAATTTTTGCATATGTGCTAGAGTATTTTTTCAATATGCTACCATGCAAGCTATGTGTATATGAGCGGGTGGTTTACTATACTGCAGGGCTACTTGCAGTGGCACACATGATCAAAGACAACAAAATTTTAGTCTATGCAATGTTTTGCAGTTATTTCATCGGTGCGATAATATCTTTTTATCATGTAGGCCTTGAACTTCACTTGTTTCATGATATTTTGGGCTGTACAGAGCAGGCAAGTGGTAACGTTAGTGTAGAGGAGCTGAGAAATAATCTATTGAATCCTGATTACTCTCCATCTTGTGATAGACCTCATTATGTTCTGGGTGTCTCCTTAGCAACATGGAATCTTATTTATCTTATAGCAGCTCTGTTTTTATCAAGTAAAATATACTGCGGGAGAAGAAAGAGATCTTAA
- the der gene encoding ribosome biogenesis GTPase Der, whose translation MLKIAIVGLPNAGKSTLFNRLVGRKAAVVSNTPGVTRDRREGIGRISDLEFKIIDTGGWNDQTNFSLQVVEQIETSLLSVDIIFFLVDAKVQNEQNKEFAKWLKRKTNKPVILIANKCESHKSENVDYLQFFDFIGPVYISAEHNLGMVDLYDALAKIIGDLDEGTELLDNESSQLRIAVIGRPNVGKSTFLNSLIEENRLITSSEPGTTRDSVDITYDHGGKLITLIDTAGIRRKANVTDDLESRFVEKSMESIKRSHVIVLMLDSLVGIEQQDLSIGEAAIKGGKGIIIVLNKWDLINKDDRSKLIKFVKQQEVTRLFLEVPTITISALKGMRCSDVIDKCLEVNESLSRKISTAKLNKWLIDVLDRHPHPLVKGRAIKMKYIAQIGTKPPAFSLICNMPESVDESYKRYLVNDLRKNFFAEGVPVRLLLRKNKNPYVK comes from the coding sequence ATGCTAAAAATCGCTATAGTAGGCCTGCCAAATGCTGGTAAATCAACCCTATTTAATAGGCTGGTGGGAAGAAAAGCAGCAGTAGTTAGTAACACTCCCGGAGTAACAAGAGATAGACGTGAGGGAATCGGAAGAATTAGTGATTTGGAATTCAAAATTATAGACACAGGAGGATGGAACGACCAAACTAATTTCTCATTACAAGTTGTTGAGCAAATAGAGACTTCTTTATTAAGTGTAGATATAATTTTCTTTCTTGTTGATGCAAAAGTCCAGAATGAGCAGAACAAAGAATTTGCAAAGTGGCTAAAGAGGAAGACAAACAAACCTGTGATACTCATAGCAAATAAATGTGAGAGTCATAAATCAGAAAATGTTGATTACCTGCAGTTTTTTGACTTTATAGGTCCAGTATACATCTCAGCTGAACATAATCTTGGCATGGTTGATCTTTATGATGCATTAGCTAAAATTATTGGGGATCTAGATGAGGGCACTGAACTACTGGATAATGAATCCAGTCAGCTTCGAATTGCAGTCATCGGCCGCCCAAACGTTGGAAAGTCAACTTTTTTAAATAGTTTAATCGAAGAAAATAGGCTAATAACAAGTTCAGAACCAGGTACCACACGTGACTCTGTGGATATTACATACGATCATGGTGGAAAGCTAATTACTCTGATTGACACTGCCGGAATCCGTAGAAAGGCGAATGTTACAGATGACTTAGAATCAAGATTTGTTGAGAAGAGCATGGAATCAATAAAACGCTCTCACGTGATAGTTTTAATGTTGGACTCCCTTGTGGGTATTGAGCAACAGGATTTATCAATCGGTGAAGCTGCAATCAAAGGAGGAAAGGGAATTATCATTGTCCTAAATAAGTGGGACTTAATAAATAAAGATGACAGGAGCAAGTTGATAAAATTTGTAAAACAACAGGAAGTAACTCGGTTATTTTTGGAAGTGCCAACTATAACGATTTCTGCGTTGAAAGGCATGCGCTGTAGTGATGTGATAGACAAGTGTCTTGAAGTAAACGAATCCTTAAGCAGGAAAATCAGTACTGCAAAATTAAATAAGTGGCTAATTGATGTTTTAGATAGACATCCTCACCCGCTTGTCAAAGGCAGAGCAATTAAAATGAAGTATATTGCTCAAATTGGCACTAAACCTCCGGCTTTTTCCTTAATATGCAATATGCCTGAAAGTGTTGATGAAAGTTATAAACGCTATTTAGTTAATGACCTAAGAAAAAACTTCTTTGCTGAAGGCGTGCCAGTTAGATTGCTTTTGAGGAAGAATAAAAATCCCTATGTAAAATGA